The following is a genomic window from Zonotrichia leucophrys gambelii isolate GWCS_2022_RI unplaced genomic scaffold, RI_Zleu_2.0 Scaffold_180_96780, whole genome shotgun sequence.
tactctggaggcaaataatataaagatgttaggcttaatattaacagacactgaaattaagaaagacattagtaaggagatattagaataagtaaataagtgttttcaagggtatgggcctctgctgcaccagggagagtgaaagatgctcccccatgggatgctcccccatcaagcttaatgaaagaacacaaccagtgagaactgagtagtaccctcaaaaggaaggtaaggaaggaatcagtccaataactggtagtactggattaagggctgtcaataagataacacagaatttgtaccctgtggtagcaaatccatagaccttactaaccttgtttaacacctgagctaacctggttcactgttttaggcctaagagatgccttcttttgcctccctatccacgaagccagccagaacatttttgcattcaaacacaagctcacatagtccatgtgcctggaggcttcaaaattctccactccgagtggagaacagcttgcaaagacccagagtcccaggaagctccacaagaggaaaggaggctgttgcagtacatggacgatcttctagtagccactcggacgagggaagcaagggaagcctggacggtaagccttttgaatttcctaggactccaaggatgcagagtctcaaagaaaaaggcacaggtagtgaaacagaaggtaatctacctggagtaagaagtgagtgctgagcagcagactttaaggcagggaagccctatgccaaaccctgaaccccagacaacgaaagaactccaaaccttcttaggcatggcagtgtagtgccagctgtgggttcataattgtggactgttctccagacccctctatgctcttattgccaatgggaactgagatctccagtggacaagagacaccacacgggcctttcgccagctagagagtcccctcatgtcggctccagctttgaaacttccagatgtaagtaaagcattctttctatttttccatgcaaggaattgctctgggaatattggctcaagacttgggtccataccggagggcagttgcttacctctctaagcaactagatgcaacagccaaaggatggccaggttgcctcagagctgtagcagcagttgtgctgaacattcaagaggcacacaagtttatcctgggacaaaaatgactgtgctagtgtcccacacagtgtctgcagtactggaagtaaagggtggccactggcttttcaccagagaagtttctgaaataccaggccatcatggtagagcaagatgatgtagagatagtggtgactaatattgtcaacccagcttcttttctcagtggaatcaaggagaagcagtacaccatgattgcctagagaccactgaagctacctactccagccgcccagacttaaaggacactcctccagacgatgcagagacctggttcactgacaagaaagcgacattgcaaaattcacagtgactacctgcagagaggtaatagagtctggacccttaccaacaggtacctctgcacaggatgctgagataaatgcatggacccatgccttagaaacagcaaaaggcattcagagttgtgcatgcacatggagccatctggaaggagaggggactgctgacctcacagggaaagaagagacaatccagctgctggaagcagttcggctacctgaaaaagcatattaaggcacaccagagagtgagcttaaaattggaggaaagaaatgagctggcggatggagaggcaaagaaagcagcaaagggtgaggtacagattttcctcgaaggtaagccataatacaataatactaatcaaaagagacgtacaactgcaaggggtgagctaccattgaaagagagctagtaatcccttcccattttcgtggttactagtaAAAGAagagcactagaaaacacactagggcctaattacttaaagccttttatagagtgtggctcctttctcgaaatgaccaaggctgcgagtgatacagagtgcactggaatgaagtgttgactttgaagtagtaattcccacaggctttctagaacacacatctgattgaaaagactgttgtatcattgtcaggaatctatatgccactatcactcaggtgagctgataatgtgatccttgcctccagactaacctcaaaatacccccgggccaaaacttagtcagactgggagaggccatgggcctgtatagcagtggcaaatcaacttttcagaactcccaaggaaaggggggtatcagtatttactggcattaatagatacattttcagggcggccagaaacattccccaccagaactgtcaaagctcaagaagtgaccagatcatttttacaagagatattaccacgcttcagagttccagccacaatatcctcagataaaaaatcacctttcatttccaaaatagtgcaacagattagtagccatctgggcatagattaagaacttcacaccccataccgcccccagtcaagcggccagggggagagaatgaatcatttgattaagcagcaaatcataagactggggcaagaagctcttccactagcactattgcaaattcaaactaaaccttttgagctaaaggaatgctgaatccttttggaatgccttatagaagaccatagaatacaaggggaatgtccagaatgtccacttacatggtggcattaagcaaacagctcagagtaattgagaaacttgtggctggaactcggagcagggagttggatagcctggggttgatgtatatgttaagtctcttacagagaagacttcggaaccacagtgggagagaccactgcaagtacctctcaccaccttcactgcaatcaaaatcaaggagcagaatgctggatccatcactctcgggtgaagaaggcccagaagccccttcaggagtgacaccaggagacaatgaactgagactaaaacttatttgggcaaaatgagtatattgcggtcgggagtagctcatactttagtgtacagaattgttttgtatggaattataactgaagttttaaactagagagtacctctacccaaagcaatgctgaatggccttggtccctggcatttaatcagtatactggatccataggaaaaccttctgagataaagaaggtttatattaaacatatctactgtagtaatccacgagaatcaagtatgtgaggagtaagaatagcaagaacaggagctgtgaacacttcaaggaatctgaagcgaagaaatcaaagtaaagtgcttagtcatcaaaaggatggcttatgagagaccagatgtaattagtgtctgaacctcccctggtgtatatgaacaccaggaagtctgtgatgacctaagtgaatcagacagttggtgtaatttcaccctgatacagcctgtaggcaatgaatttaggctcttctctcaagatttcccctccattatcttctgccctgaacacagtccacagcttgatcttagctaagggcaaggtgggtgaccaggagagacattcctgcttgccacacatctgggaaatcaggtgctttggagggagagagagaagttaaaattccctgaagtctctacatttcagaacaaacatctgtctcaagtatgacctaaacctctgtcagatacacttgtgaagtgtgtctgaatttgtagtatgagcccagcacatccctctggcagggagggatgatcatggacagaaagcagttcctgttccccataacaaacatctaactggcatattagggacaagattaggagttttaaatagaattgattcagaaatactgatgaataaactggctgctgcagcaggtagcctaacaaaattgaagcagcctttatagtaatctctactggcattaggaactagccagtgacagatttcaaaagtactgccaaagtaaagaagaatgaacaggccggggaccaagaccacaaattgatagtagaagcacttagtatagttcaagataatgtgtctttagctttcagttgtatacaagcacagttatggatacaagcaacagcagctctgatcatataggaaaggggtgaaggtaattttccagctcaaattcagaaaattgaatgggataatgcaattgattttgaaaggaagttttaatcctggtggattatggtgaatttcacctatgatcctatttctaatgtggccactgcctttgtgcttaccatatgtaatgccactgtttatgttatccatcccatcattgccctaagattaaaccatgaagaaacaacactctatccttcagaacatagagtgtgggcacaaaagatgaatgaaaagtggcaggtaagtaaacttagaatcctgcattactagagaacaaatgggattcatttgtgaaagcaatactgctaatgcccaggatgtgtttggacactgaacagagtatttgtcactttgaaattcatccagtcactgaccagaaaactgtgctcgtatatactggaaaagggtgatgTTTGAGAACTGTTTggctgctgtacaaattaatagcaatgatgttattctgtctagtagaaaccattctaatctctgtatttgtatttgtaattttgttaagattattgggtgtgatttttcgtatttggtaccagtaacatcccaccagctgattacagccaattacacaatgtatcacagactaccacctacccctatcggggtgaaccttacattggtaaaacaattaattaagcaccaagacttattagaagtcttgaaagaatccgagaaagtggaaagaaaccttaattactgtccaacatggtacaaaagaaataaccagagttctacaaagaataaaatacggataatcactggtgagatgtgatctttgggtgatcaccaactgcaaatggaacctttgataagttgtgccaccctattctagttttactaatattagttgggataagcttaggattatctattacattgttaatttggaactggagaatgctacaacgaatagctgtactaacctctttgtcgaatgtacatggtaagcgctaaaagacacttattgtcgtggaaattttccttaagtaaaagaatttacttatttcctaggaaaggggggaatgagacagaatatccatcctgaactaggtaaagtgtctaggagaggtgaagggtctgtggagctaaagctgaaggagaggccgcgttccagagacagcaaggagacagagaaagaaaaacagaaaaaccacgaggtcaatctgccccgacttaggaattccttcgataaagaagaattagtgctaaatgtcatgtggaatgaatatgtatgaacttaatttgaaactgtatgcatatgcatttggaagggggataaaaaggggactcggagtctccaggggcacgcatgcccttttggggagtcttgcgtccggcgcgcgtcgtaataaagcataccgggctttacaacttttacaagttgtgaggtttcttcttttctccgcaaaacactaGGAACCTTgagctttctgtaaataaaggAAAGCTGGCATTTGAAGACTGGTTGAAAGGACTGAAACTTCGATTAAAACATATGGAAATGGCAATGCCAAATTCCTTGGATGGTACCAAACATCTGAACCCGGGCCATCGTGGCACTGCCTGTAAATCAGTGAACAGGAAGGACAGGCaatgcaggctgtgccagggagcctGAAGTTTGACCAAACAGTTGCTTTTAACTATCAGGCTGCTTCCCTTAAAGAGGAGGGTTTCTCCCCACCAGAAGAACCAGTTGTTTAACTGTCAGGCTGGTCTTACCTAGAGATTTCTTGCAAAGATAAAAGCTTTGGGCCAATAATTTTTAGTTTGAAAGGTTCTCTAACCTTAATCCTTTTCGATTTGGAGGTCaacatgtaattttctttttccccaaaagccCAGCATTTCAGCTGGAGAGTGGTAGCTGTCCCTAAAGAAATAACTTGAGCAGGGTTGAGCTGTTGAAGGTTTTTTAGGTTTGTctgttgtggtttgttttggggattttaaaatctttcttgcTTGCTTCCTGGAACAGAGAGCACAATTACGGAGCTCAGGACGGCTGGCAGAAATCTCCCCAAGCCCAAGGCTGGCAGAGCTTTACAGGATCCCAGCACCACAGCCTGTGTATGtatggatggaaggatggatggatggggaatGCGACCTGAGTCACGTGGGAGTGTTGGAAAATGTCAGCCAAGCCCCCAGCGGTGTCAGGGGAACATTCCTGATAAATCCCAGGTGGAGCTGCAGAGTTTCTGGCCCTGGCCACTGGGTGGACTGTGctggctgggcactggctgGGTCTGCCCCTCGGTATCTCAAATGTCACCTTTTTGCTGCCTTCTCTgtcttttcctctcccactgTGCTTTTTGCATCCCCACTGGGTGTTAATGCCTGTCCTCTGTAGTTGCTCAGTGCAAGCagttgcagctgctgcagcacctcagtgccatccctgggctgcctTTAGAACAgacctgccccagcctggattGGGAAGGGCTGGATCAAACCATTTCTCAGTTCAACGTGCCAGCACTCAGCCAGGGGCTGCatcctggccaggagctgctcgTGCAggtgtccctccctccctcccactgcAGGTCCCTGTTCatagttatttattttccagagatGAGCTCCACCCACCTAAATTCAAACCCCAGCCACCGAAGGAGAGGAGAACCAGTCTGGATTGCCCGGCAACTCGATGGAGGCACTTCAGGACTGGAAAGGTGgaggcagccagagccctgAAAGAAGTGCAGGATTTTACCCACTCTTCAGGAGCAGAGATAGATTTTCTTGTACACCTACTGCTTGCTTTGCCTCCCCAGCCTGCCAGCACCAAGCCCTGCTCATGCTGAGCTCCCTttttgctgccctgctgtgctgtgccctgacagtgggctgggcagcagggccagtgGCTGGACATGGGCTGAGGGGGAGGGAGAAATAGGAGAGTTTTCCTTGGGGAAGCTGGCTCAGATCCTACAGGCCTGTGCttagtgtgggattttttgtctTGCTTCCTTCCCCATGTGAGATGAGGCTTTTCTCTGCATCATCATGGTAACACCTCCAGCTTCCCTCCCAGAGCAAGCTGGGATGATCCTGGTCTCCATGGAGCCTCTTCCCAAGGCAGCCAGACTCCCTGtttgcagggctctgctttcACCCAGAGCTGCTATTGCACTGCTGGCCCTGGAGCTGTCTGACAAAGGGAGACTTTGCAGGGGGTTGTCTCTTCCTCCCAGCATAGAAAATGGCTTGTTTTTCGGGTGCCAGCACCAACTCCTGAGCACCCTCACCTCCCTCGAGGCTTGGAGGGATTCAGGTGCTCCCTGGACGTGGCTCACACTCCCCTGGGAGcggagaaggagagagggaatcTGTCTCCCTTGCCCATTGTCAGTGTggcaagcagggctggagctgccagtgcCACTGGGGGCCCTCAGCATTGGCCACAGAGGggcctcccatccctgcaggcccatcacaaagtgctgctggagcagctgctctttgGAGAGGCCGTGCAGGACACGTTGTGGGGCTGCCCAAGGATGCTGTGCGGCACCTGTGGAGGGCACTGCTCCCCCTGGAACTCCTCAGGTGCTCCACAGGAAAATTTTGCAGGAGCTTTTGCTGTAGCACCTTGAGAAAGAAGCATTTAAATCAGAGAGAGGGGAAGAGCCTCAGGAGTCAGATGAGCTGGGCTGGACTCCTTCCCTCAGCCCCAAGAGCTCTCACTCTGAGTCTCCTCCTTTTCTAAAAGCAGGAAgttttgaaactttttaaagGCAAGTTGTGCATCAGAGAGAATTTTTACTGTCAGGAGCCATCCCAGTTTACTTTCATGTCATGTACTAATTAATGCATTGACCTGTGAGTATGGGAGAAGATTTTCCCCATGGTCCCTGCACTGGTCAATGGCATGGATGCAGGATGAGGTGAGGGTGATTCTGGCAGTGTTTGGGGAATAGGCCCCTCTGGCTACAGCGGCACTTTGCTCCAAGATGCTCTTCTGCCTCCATTTCCATGCTCAACACCTCAGTCTCTCCTGTCTTCCGTCCAGGCTTTCAGTATCCTGCCACTGCCaggtgtgctgcagccaggagagagcCAGCAGGTCTCCTCCACCCTCTCTGGCCACCTCAACACCACCTGCAATGTCCCGGAGCTGTGCCACATGGAGGGAGGCTCCACCTCCGAGGtgctggtgcccagggcagcctcacgtgtcagctcctccctgagcccccaggaGATCAACTGTAGCTCTCAGGCCCCTCTCAGGGTCAGGTGAGTCAGCCTTCCGTGGgttcctgctctgccatgggttattgtccctgcatggcttccctgctccaaggcctctgagctcagaggagctgcagagcaaaggcCAGCAGCAACACAGGGATGGCCACTCTGAGCTCCCTGGCTGCCAAGAGAGGAAGGACCTTCTTCTGTTGAGACAGAACCTCTTCTTCTCTATTTgagtgctgagccctgctggcttagctgctgtctgcagggcGCTGGGCTCTGGGCTTGCCTTGGCACCACCTCTAGAGGTGTCTGAAAGTCCATGGTGTCGAGTGGCATCTTCTTCATCATCTCCCTTCTTCACCAGAACAGTGGGATTGTGGTATGGGCAGGCGTGGGGCACAGAGCAAACCTTGCTTTgggtcctgctcctgccagagATGAAGTCCTTGCACTGCTGATTTGCCAGGGTTCTCCTTATGGTGGGACAGCAGCCAGAAAGGCTCCTGTCCTTTAggctcccctgcagctgcagccgtgggcaagcacaggagaagctcagctccagcaaggcagcccagctcaggacaCACAGGCCAAGTGTGGAGCTGGGAGTGGAGGCTGCTTAAAGCCAGCCTGTGCAGCAGGACTTCTTCAGGCCAGGCTGAAGCTGGTTtcatggggaggagatggatgaGGCTGCTTCCAATGGTTTCCATGGCAGCCAGCACTGGTTTGCTTGGTCCCAGCTGGGTTCCAGCAGGAAATCTGCCTGACAAGAGCCTGTCTTGCAGGAGAGGAGttcctgcagcctttgcttTCTGACTGATAGGATTGTTCTCATGAAGGAGCAGGCTAGGAGTCGTTAAAACTGAAGATCACGGACAGAGACTCTCTAACTAATTAAAGTTAGACTGTGGGATGTTTATTAACACCGGcgggcagcaccagagccatCCCTAAAAGGCGTGACCGCGCTGTCCAAGGTTCTTTGCCCTCTCTTTATTTCCCAAGATCTTACATACTATACATTGCAcaaccccagcacctcccatccctgctctgtatTCAAATGAGGCCATTGGTCCTTCACTCCTGTGCAATTCTTCCCTTGAACTGGGTCAATGGTCTCAAAGTGGGTCAGGGGTCTTTATCAGGTCTCTGTGACCCTCTGGCACCATCCAAGGTCCCCAACTTAGTGATTGATTGACATCAAGCCCAGGTGCTAACCATTGTTCTACTGGTTTCAAGATGTTCTTATACCAGTTCacttcctccacttccttctAGAAAGATGCTCCTAATGGTAAACAATAGAACAATCAGCTCCAGCTTAAGCATCTCATAATCATTAACCTATGGTCTGCCTATCTAACCTACATCCTGATCAATGGGAATTGCTTCTAACCCTCAGCTGAAATCTGAGCTCTTTAAAATCATGCTTCAGCTATGCCCAGGGAGAAGGGGGCTGAATGAGCTGAGTAAGAACTGTAGGAGAGCTAAGCAGATGTCAGCAATCTGTGCTGTGCTTTAAACTGGGAAGCCAGGAGACAAAGGGCGTttccaggcaccagcacagagagctgctggatcagcctttggcaggggctggaggggtcTGGCTGTACCTTCAGAGGGAGCTTGCACTGTCAACACCTTATGATGGCAAAGCTCAGGTTTGGCTGGTCCTGGAGGTCCCCTTCCACCAATTCCCTCACTTGGGATGTTCCCAGCCTCTGTGGGTTGAGGAGAATTCACGGAAATGGCCTCAGGGTCAAGGAATGAAGTGCAGGGCCAGCCAGGACTAGGGAGCCCAAGGTTCTGGTGGGACTCTCAgccatattttctgttttgtctgcaGAAGGGAGCTGAAGGAGCCAGCTCAAAAGGTCAAGGAGGAGGCAAAAGCCctagaggaggaagagaggaggaaggaggaagagaggcaGAAGAAGCGAAAGAAGAGTGTCTCTGTTGGGAAGCAAGCTCCAAAACCAGCAAGGGGGAAAACCAAGACCCAAGAGAATAAGGaaaccaaaatcccagagaggaaggaaaccaaaatcccagagaAGAATGAAGCCAAAATCTCAGAGAAGAAGGAAGCCAAAGACCCAAAGAAGGGGGAACCCAAAGCCGTCAAGGAGGGGGGAACTGAAATCCCAAAGGACTAAGCTAAGATGGAGAAGAACCCTTTATTCTTTATTCATACAACTCATTTTACACAGTTTAACACACCTTGTGTGCACCTTTAGTTCATTCATAGATTTCTTGCCAGTTATTCTATTAGTGGttaataaaatagattttactTGTGCATCAAATCTCTCTATTGTATTGTTTACCTCTTCACTGATTCTCATGGGACAAATCCCTTGTTATTGcaggtgcatttgttttttacCCTCAGAACAGAATGGTCACAAAGTCTCATTCTCAAAATAGCTTCACATGGGATCTTGTAACTGCTTAGCTGCACTC
Proteins encoded in this region:
- the LOC135461131 gene encoding uncharacterized protein LOC135461131, with protein sequence MEGGSTSEVLVPRAASRVSSSLSPQEINCSSQAPLRVRRELKEPAQKVKEEAKALEEEERRKEEERQKKRKKSVSVGKQAPKPARGKTKTQENKETKIPERKETKIPEKNEAKISEKKEAKDPKKGEPKAVKEGGTEIPKD